From Prosthecobacter fusiformis, one genomic window encodes:
- a CDS encoding response regulator has translation MTEIINPSFLVVEDSDEDYAALERILKRAKADVPIRLQRCTSAEQVLDMLKAPVLPNRPLPPLPAVIVLDLNLPGVNGKSVLLAVRQHPRLKRTPVVIFSTSSSPQDIAWCYEHGANSYHVKQTDYSAFKRAVELLVDYWVEAVRLPLPPAPECLLEKPDEADPRL, from the coding sequence ATGACTGAAATCATCAATCCTTCCTTCCTGGTGGTCGAGGACAGTGATGAAGATTATGCAGCCCTGGAGCGCATATTAAAGCGTGCCAAAGCCGATGTACCTATCCGGTTGCAACGCTGCACCAGCGCAGAGCAGGTTTTGGACATGCTGAAAGCGCCCGTGTTGCCGAACAGGCCACTGCCGCCTTTGCCGGCGGTCATCGTGCTGGACCTGAATCTTCCTGGAGTGAATGGAAAATCTGTGCTGCTGGCAGTGCGTCAGCATCCGCGTTTGAAACGTACCCCGGTTGTGATTTTCTCCACTTCCAGCAGTCCTCAGGACATCGCATGGTGCTATGAACATGGAGCCAATTCCTACCATGTGAAGCAGACTGATTATTCGGCCTTCAAACGGGCTGTTGAGCTGTTGGTGGATTACTGGGTGGAGGCGGTACGCCTGCCGCTGCCGCCAGCCCCGGAATGCCTGTTGGAAAAACCGGACGAAGCCGATCCAAGACTCTGA
- a CDS encoding sensor histidine kinase — MLTVHLLFASRSPQAYEAVLEAVSLAFPGAQIGQPANVDELLLNPVSSSKEFLVLIKPEMGEIELALKSTYGDGSARWPVVSLSDAVHSTGLDVIAPEDWHGRLLAQVFRAALQKHELVRENSRLRGDLLTVARRISHDLRTPLSGIFTTGELLKEILAEQSEEDAALTLPLFDSTQAVLRLIERVSHLIRATVDHKAKEPVEMGQIAWAARQGAEKTAMQRGIRMEEVSDWPEVAGVPSWLETIWASLLMNAVTHTGRDRNVKMEWKELPDEYEFSVVDDGPGVAESKVGSLFQPFESLHQTHSAKGLGLSITRRLVELQGGRYGYAPASGGGARFYFTLPKSDSSSSPSA; from the coding sequence ATGCTTACTGTGCACCTGTTGTTTGCCTCCCGAAGTCCCCAGGCTTATGAAGCGGTTTTGGAAGCTGTGAGCCTTGCATTTCCAGGAGCCCAAATCGGGCAGCCGGCCAACGTGGATGAGCTTTTGCTCAACCCGGTCTCTTCCAGCAAAGAATTCCTGGTGCTGATCAAGCCTGAAATGGGGGAGATCGAACTGGCCCTCAAATCAACTTATGGGGACGGTAGCGCACGTTGGCCAGTGGTCAGCTTGAGTGATGCCGTCCACAGCACCGGGCTGGATGTGATTGCGCCGGAGGACTGGCATGGCCGGCTTCTAGCCCAGGTCTTCCGCGCAGCCTTGCAAAAGCATGAACTGGTCCGTGAAAACAGCCGCTTGCGCGGTGATCTCTTAACCGTCGCACGACGCATCAGCCATGATCTACGCACGCCTCTGAGCGGCATTTTTACCACGGGGGAACTTTTGAAAGAAATCCTGGCAGAGCAGTCTGAAGAAGACGCCGCACTGACTCTCCCTCTTTTTGATTCCACGCAGGCGGTCCTGCGATTGATTGAGCGGGTCAGCCATCTGATCCGGGCCACCGTGGATCACAAGGCTAAGGAGCCTGTCGAGATGGGGCAGATAGCCTGGGCCGCACGCCAGGGGGCAGAAAAGACCGCCATGCAGCGTGGCATCCGGATGGAGGAAGTATCCGATTGGCCAGAAGTAGCCGGAGTGCCCTCTTGGCTGGAAACCATCTGGGCCAGCTTGCTGATGAATGCCGTCACGCACACAGGAAGAGACCGTAACGTCAAGATGGAGTGGAAGGAACTGCCTGACGAATATGAATTCAGCGTGGTGGACGACGGACCCGGTGTGGCCGAAAGCAAGGTAGGATCCCTGTTCCAGCCGTTTGAGAGCCTGCATCAAACGCACAGTGCCAAAGGACTTGGCCTTTCGATCACTAGGCGTTTGGTGGAGCTTCAGGGCGGTCGGTATGGATATGCCCCAGCCTCTGGCGGTGGTGCCCGCTTTTACTTCACACTCCCCAAATCGGATTCTTCCAGCTCCCCGTCTGCATGA
- a CDS encoding hybrid sensor histidine kinase/response regulator has protein sequence MAPASPLQVLIVDDSMTDCVIFRRHLSKGVQRPYEISEVATAAEAMKRLEQLQPDCVLMDFNLPDSDGVSLVKKLVATYGQNAFGIVMLTSSQDVELAVEAMQSGAHDFLPKNSASAIVLRRAVENAAEKAAIQRQLESQRQAMALQNEELERHIHRLEREAAERQLAESRLRQSEQQLRVVTDHAAVLLALCDQECTYKFVNRPYAQRFGMEPEQVIGKKLVEVLGTDAYEAILPHLQNVLAGDRVEFEIEIPYETLGRRWMNVVYVPERALDGTVQGLIGVMSDTTARKLAEFELEHARDEALAASRAKDDFLAALSHELRTPLNPILLLSSDAASDPSIPVPIRAIFETIRKNVDLEARLIDDLLNITRISRGKMALDKLPVDVHVVLRDAFDNVAAEIVAKHLSLRVNLNAHAHTVMGDDVRLQQVFWNVLKNAVKFTPEGGAIIVTTQTLLTEDVVEIRIEDTGIGMSAPELERIFDAFAQGDHAGVGGSHRFGGLGLGLAISQMLVKSHAGSILAESTGPGEGAAFVIKLPLVPDICLQLQPATPAESIRAKNDKPVEILLVEDHEATRTALAQLLQRRRYLVSTASCVDEARLLAREKHFDLLISDIGLPDGNGYDLMVELAQQYGLKGIALTGYGMEKDLDRSSAAGFVTHLTKPIHMNSLEGAIQMALAHLAK, from the coding sequence ATGGCACCGGCATCGCCCCTCCAAGTCTTGATCGTGGATGATTCCATGACGGATTGCGTCATCTTCCGGCGTCATTTGTCGAAGGGAGTGCAGAGGCCTTATGAAATCAGTGAGGTGGCCACAGCGGCGGAGGCGATGAAACGTCTGGAGCAGTTGCAGCCAGATTGTGTTTTGATGGATTTCAATCTGCCTGATAGCGATGGCGTGAGTCTGGTGAAAAAGCTGGTGGCGACTTACGGTCAGAATGCTTTCGGCATCGTCATGCTGACCTCCAGCCAGGATGTGGAATTGGCGGTCGAGGCGATGCAAAGTGGAGCTCATGATTTCCTGCCTAAAAATTCAGCCAGTGCCATTGTGCTGCGGCGTGCAGTGGAGAATGCGGCTGAAAAAGCGGCCATCCAGCGCCAGCTTGAATCTCAGCGCCAGGCCATGGCTCTTCAAAATGAGGAGCTGGAGCGACATATCCACCGTCTGGAAAGGGAGGCTGCGGAGCGCCAACTGGCGGAATCCAGATTACGCCAGAGTGAGCAGCAACTCCGCGTCGTCACAGACCATGCGGCTGTCCTGCTGGCGCTCTGTGACCAAGAATGCACGTATAAGTTTGTGAACCGCCCTTATGCCCAGCGGTTTGGCATGGAGCCGGAGCAGGTAATCGGTAAGAAACTTGTCGAAGTCTTGGGCACAGACGCCTATGAAGCTATCCTTCCTCATCTGCAAAATGTCCTGGCTGGCGACCGTGTGGAGTTTGAGATCGAGATCCCTTATGAGACACTGGGTCGCCGCTGGATGAATGTGGTCTATGTGCCGGAAAGAGCGCTGGATGGAACGGTGCAGGGCTTAATCGGGGTGATGTCAGATACCACCGCCCGCAAGCTGGCGGAATTTGAGCTTGAGCATGCACGGGATGAGGCCCTGGCAGCCTCCCGTGCCAAAGACGACTTTTTGGCCGCGCTTTCGCATGAGCTGCGCACGCCTTTAAATCCCATCCTGCTTTTATCTAGCGATGCGGCCAGTGATCCCAGCATCCCCGTACCGATCCGGGCCATTTTTGAAACGATCCGCAAAAATGTGGATCTAGAGGCACGCCTCATTGATGACCTGCTGAACATCACCCGCATCAGTCGTGGCAAGATGGCCTTGGATAAACTGCCTGTGGACGTACATGTGGTTTTACGGGATGCTTTTGATAATGTGGCGGCAGAGATCGTGGCCAAGCACCTGTCTTTGAGAGTGAATTTAAACGCCCATGCCCATACGGTGATGGGCGATGATGTCAGGCTGCAGCAGGTGTTTTGGAACGTCCTTAAAAATGCAGTTAAATTCACTCCTGAAGGTGGGGCTATCATCGTCACCACACAGACGCTGCTCACGGAGGATGTTGTAGAGATCAGAATTGAAGACACGGGTATAGGAATGTCTGCGCCGGAACTGGAGCGCATCTTTGATGCCTTTGCCCAGGGAGATCACGCGGGGGTGGGTGGTTCTCACCGCTTTGGGGGGCTGGGACTCGGCCTCGCCATCAGCCAGATGCTGGTGAAAAGCCATGCGGGGAGCATTTTAGCAGAGAGTACCGGACCTGGGGAAGGCGCAGCTTTTGTCATCAAACTGCCGCTGGTGCCAGATATTTGCCTGCAATTGCAGCCGGCGACTCCGGCTGAAAGCATCCGTGCGAAAAATGACAAGCCTGTGGAAATCCTGCTCGTAGAGGATCACGAGGCTACGCGGACTGCATTGGCACAGTTGCTCCAACGCCGCCGTTATCTTGTCAGCACAGCATCATGTGTGGATGAAGCAAGGCTATTGGCCCGCGAGAAGCACTTTGACCTTTTGATTTCAGACATCGGCCTTCCAGATGGCAATGGCTATGACCTCATGGTGGAACTGGCCCAGCAGTATGGCCTCAAGGGTATAGCACTGACCGGATACGGTATGGAAAAGGACCTGGATCGCAGTTCAGCGGCTGGTTTTGTGACCCATCTCACCAAGCCTATTCACATGAATTCTTTAGAAGGAGCCATCCAAATGGCCCTAGCGCATCTTGCAAAATGA